From Candidatus Atelocyanobacterium thalassa isolate ALOHA, a single genomic window includes:
- a CDS encoding TRC40/GET3/ArsA family transport-energizing ATPase, translated as MRVILMTGKGGVGKTSVAAATGMKCAELGYKTLVLSTDPAHSLADSFDLELGHKPVAIRPKLWGAELDALMELEGNWGAVKRYITQVLQARGLDGVQAEELAILPGMDEIFGLVRMKRHYDEGEYDVLIIDSAPTGTALRLLSIPEVGGWYMRRFYKPLQGVSVALRPLVEPFFKPIAGFSLPNKEVMDAPYEFYEQIEALEKVLTNNKQTSVRLVTNPEKMVIKESLRAHAYLSLYNVSTDLVIANRIIPDTVNDSFFEKWKNSQSIYKQEIHDNFHPLPVKEVPLFSEELCGMEALERLKEILYKDEDPTQVYYKEDTIRIVKEEDRYSLELYLPGIPKEQIQLNKTGDELNIRIGNHRRNLVLPQSLASLNPSGAKMENDYLKVSFVNMTDNHN; from the coding sequence ATGCGTGTAATCCTAATGACTGGTAAAGGAGGAGTTGGCAAAACCTCTGTTGCTGCTGCAACTGGTATGAAATGTGCTGAATTAGGTTATAAAACTTTAGTTTTAAGCACTGATCCAGCTCATTCTCTGGCTGATAGTTTTGATTTAGAGCTAGGGCATAAACCTGTAGCAATTCGTCCTAAATTATGGGGAGCAGAATTAGATGCTCTTATGGAATTGGAAGGAAACTGGGGAGCTGTAAAAAGATATATTACTCAAGTTTTACAAGCTAGAGGTTTAGATGGAGTTCAAGCAGAAGAATTGGCAATACTACCAGGAATGGATGAAATTTTTGGATTAGTAAGGATGAAACGCCATTATGATGAAGGTGAATATGATGTTTTAATTATTGATTCCGCCCCTACAGGAACTGCATTAAGACTACTAAGTATTCCTGAAGTTGGAGGATGGTATATGAGAAGATTCTATAAGCCTTTACAAGGAGTATCTGTAGCATTACGTCCTTTGGTAGAACCTTTCTTTAAGCCAATTGCAGGATTCTCTCTACCCAATAAAGAAGTTATGGACGCACCTTATGAATTCTATGAACAAATCGAAGCTTTAGAAAAGGTCCTAACAAATAACAAACAAACTTCTGTTAGATTGGTGACTAACCCAGAGAAAATGGTGATAAAAGAATCTTTAAGAGCACATGCTTATTTAAGCTTATATAATGTCTCTACTGATTTAGTTATAGCTAATAGAATTATTCCTGACACAGTCAATGATTCTTTCTTTGAAAAATGGAAAAATAGTCAAAGTATCTATAAACAAGAAATTCATGATAACTTTCATCCTTTACCTGTGAAAGAAGTTCCGTTATTTTCAGAAGAATTATGTGGAATGGAGGCATTAGAAAGATTGAAAGAAATTCTTTATAAGGATGAAGATCCAACTCAAGTCTATTATAAAGAAGATACTATTCGTATAGTCAAAGAAGAAGACAGATACAGTCTAGAGCTATACTTACCAGGTATTCCGAAAGAACAAATTCAGCTAAATAAAACTGGAGACGAACTAAATATTAGAATTGGCAACCATAGGCGCAACTTAGTACTACCGCAGTCGCTAGCTTCTCTAAATCCTTCAGGAGCTAAAATGGAGAACGATTACTTAAAAGTCTCTTTCGTTAATATGACTGATAACCATAATTAA
- a CDS encoding shikimate dehydrogenase: MHVITGKTKLLGVIGDPVKHSLSPVIHNTVISELEVDYIYVPFSVTKKHLDTALIGLANIGVVGFNVTIPHKQAILPLLCKITKTAQMIGAVNTVWHTDEGWNGTNTDIIGILESLKPLNCNWSKIKPMILGCGGAAKASIVALAKLGCTDIIVVGRSYDKLKTFKEVWSKNKFFDSINIYCFSELSKILHKTQLLINATPVGMSPNINKSPINKELLKKLPSKAIVYDLIYSPSSTMLLQDAHNLGLATMNGSTMLVYQGAASLELWLQRTIPIDLMHRSLIDYLKKN, from the coding sequence ATGCATGTAATTACCGGAAAAACTAAGCTTTTAGGAGTTATTGGAGACCCTGTCAAGCATTCTCTTTCTCCAGTTATACATAATACGGTTATTTCTGAATTAGAAGTAGACTATATTTATGTTCCTTTTTCTGTTACTAAAAAACACTTGGATACTGCATTAATAGGACTTGCCAATATAGGAGTAGTTGGTTTTAATGTAACGATTCCCCACAAGCAAGCTATCTTACCTTTACTTTGTAAAATTACCAAAACTGCTCAAATGATAGGAGCAGTAAATACTGTCTGGCACACAGATGAAGGCTGGAATGGTACTAATACAGATATTATTGGTATTCTAGAATCTTTAAAACCATTAAATTGTAATTGGTCAAAGATTAAGCCTATGATTTTAGGATGTGGAGGAGCCGCCAAAGCATCTATTGTTGCTTTGGCAAAGTTAGGATGTACTGACATCATAGTAGTAGGAAGAAGTTATGATAAATTAAAAACCTTCAAAGAGGTTTGGTCAAAGAATAAGTTTTTTGATTCTATAAATATTTATTGTTTTAGTGAGTTATCAAAAATACTACACAAAACTCAATTACTCATTAATGCAACTCCTGTTGGAATGTCTCCTAATATTAATAAATCTCCTATAAATAAAGAGCTTTTAAAAAAGTTACCCAGTAAAGCAATTGTTTATGATCTAATTTATTCCCCAAGTTCAACTATGTTACTTCAGGACGCTCACAACTTGGGATTAGCAACTATGAATGGTTCAACAATGCTAGTTTACCAAGGTGCTGCGTCATTAGAATTATGGCTACAGAGAACAATCCCAATTGATTTAATGCATCGTTCATTGATAGATTACTTGAAAAAAAATTAA
- a CDS encoding pyridoxine 5'-phosphate synthase: MSDREEKFKLPTLGVNIDHIATIRQARCSTEPNPVIAAVLAELGGANGITMHLREDRRHIQDRDVFLIKETIQTRLNLEIAATEEMLQIAFDIKPHCITLVPEKREEITTEGGLDVKTNLEHLKKIVGRIQENGIIASLFIDSNQDQIQASADTRAKHIELHTGQYVNSTSDKQCQEELKLLKLGCKQALDLGIKINAGHGLNYSNVYSVACLPGIEELNIGHTIVSRAVLVGMERAVKEMKLAIKGEL, translated from the coding sequence ATGTCTGATAGAGAAGAAAAGTTTAAATTACCAACTCTCGGAGTAAATATTGATCATATTGCTACTATTCGTCAAGCAAGATGTTCAACTGAACCGAATCCAGTTATAGCAGCAGTTTTAGCAGAACTAGGAGGGGCAAATGGTATTACTATGCATTTAAGAGAAGATAGGCGGCATATTCAAGATCGAGATGTATTTCTCATCAAAGAAACAATCCAAACACGTTTGAACTTAGAAATTGCTGCTACTGAAGAGATGCTTCAAATTGCTTTTGATATCAAACCTCACTGTATTACTCTAGTTCCGGAAAAGCGTGAAGAAATAACTACAGAAGGTGGTTTAGATGTTAAAACAAATTTGGAGCATTTAAAAAAAATAGTTGGTAGGATACAAGAAAATGGAATTATCGCTAGTCTTTTTATTGATAGCAATCAAGATCAAATTCAGGCATCCGCAGATACCAGAGCAAAACATATTGAGCTACATACAGGACAATACGTAAATTCAACCAGCGATAAACAGTGTCAAGAAGAACTAAAATTATTGAAATTAGGATGTAAACAAGCTCTTGATTTAGGTATAAAAATCAACGCTGGCCATGGTCTCAATTATAGTAATGTTTATTCTGTTGCTTGTCTTCCAGGTATAGAAGAGTTAAACATAGGCCATACGATTGTAAGTCGTGCTGTATTAGTAGGAATGGAAAGAGCGGTTAAAGAAATGAAACTAGCAATAAAAGGAGAATTATAA
- a CDS encoding NINE protein, with protein sequence MQRLEKLLTQPKNRKVGITLALLSTVVPWPIAGVHKFYLGQPVWGVMYFLLWNTPIPSIACAIDAMWYFVQGEEQFNNQFNNLPVLEPAKVKPKPLGIASDKQQIRKVEPLQIDMVSGGLRELDKLREEGLITDYEFEQKRRQLLDRIN encoded by the coding sequence ATGCAACGATTGGAAAAATTACTTACTCAACCCAAAAACCGTAAAGTTGGTATTACCCTAGCTTTACTATCTACCGTAGTACCCTGGCCTATTGCTGGAGTACATAAATTTTACTTGGGACAGCCTGTTTGGGGAGTTATGTACTTTTTATTATGGAATACTCCTATTCCTAGTATTGCATGTGCAATTGATGCAATGTGGTATTTCGTACAAGGGGAGGAGCAATTTAATAATCAGTTCAATAATTTACCTGTTTTAGAGCCTGCTAAAGTGAAACCTAAACCCCTTGGTATAGCCTCTGATAAACAGCAAATCAGGAAAGTCGAGCCGTTACAAATTGATATGGTATCTGGAGGATTAAGAGAATTAGACAAATTAAGAGAAGAAGGATTAATCACTGATTATGAATTTGAGCAAAAACGTCGACAATTATTAGATAGGATTAATTAG
- a CDS encoding DUF2079 domain-containing protein, with protein MNFLCFRYNFISITIFCSTFIFFIFSSLRHILFQSTAWDLAIFDQAVYLISQGKIPNSSFLNIHILGDHASLILYPLSLFYVFYPSVYWLFFVQALSLSLGILPIYYLCQNQGLNKNDSLMIIFIYLFYPLVFNINLFDFHPDVIFIPAILFALLAVFENRFFLFVLSILIALSCKSIFSLTVMFMGLWLLSFEKKKFSLFAIGSGLTWFIVSTKVIIPIFGNNNSNIERHIERFNYLGNTFSEITHNLFFRPTLVLEGIFNLSNFGYLLLLMAPIFWGISLVSLSPLISCIPSFAINLLSQNILQKDLLHHYSLPILPFLMVVVIKTIAQRKKPIWRKYIFLWSLISFIALAKLGNFTSRYLVSLDMWTANTEAINKIYDEESVLTYSYIAPHISHRSIVKLIEQEANINLEQFNNILLNDVFPQSENIKRRIQESDHFSLTFQKNNVYLFQKNNV; from the coding sequence ATGAATTTTTTATGTTTTCGGTATAATTTCATTTCTATCACTATATTTTGTAGTACATTTATATTTTTTATTTTTAGTAGTCTTAGACATATACTTTTTCAATCAACAGCTTGGGATTTAGCAATTTTTGACCAAGCAGTTTATTTAATTAGTCAAGGTAAAATACCTAATTCATCTTTTCTAAATATCCACATTTTAGGAGATCATGCTTCTTTAATACTTTATCCATTATCTTTATTTTATGTATTTTACCCTTCAGTTTATTGGCTGTTTTTTGTGCAAGCATTATCTCTAAGCTTAGGAATATTACCTATTTATTATTTATGTCAAAATCAAGGCTTAAATAAAAATGATTCGTTGATGATAATTTTTATATATTTGTTCTACCCGTTAGTTTTTAATATTAATTTATTTGATTTCCATCCTGATGTAATATTTATTCCAGCAATTTTATTTGCTCTTTTAGCCGTCTTCGAAAATAGATTTTTTTTGTTTGTCTTATCTATACTCATCGCTTTGAGCTGTAAAAGTATATTTTCTTTAACAGTTATGTTTATGGGTTTATGGCTGTTGTCTTTTGAGAAGAAGAAATTTAGTTTATTTGCGATTGGAAGTGGTTTAACTTGGTTCATTGTTAGTACAAAGGTTATCATTCCTATTTTTGGTAATAATAATTCTAATATTGAAAGACATATCGAAAGATTTAATTATCTCGGAAATACATTTTCCGAAATAACTCACAATTTATTTTTTAGACCTACTCTAGTTTTAGAAGGAATATTCAATCTATCTAATTTTGGATATTTACTATTACTAATGGCACCTATTTTTTGGGGTATATCCTTAGTATCACTTTCTCCTTTGATATCTTGTATTCCTAGTTTTGCAATAAATTTATTGTCTCAAAATATTCTACAAAAAGACCTTTTACATCATTATTCTCTGCCTATTTTACCATTTTTAATGGTAGTTGTTATTAAAACTATAGCTCAAAGGAAAAAGCCGATTTGGAGAAAATATATATTCCTATGGTCTCTAATTTCTTTTATTGCGTTGGCTAAGTTAGGTAATTTTACTTCCCGATATTTAGTGTCTTTAGACATGTGGACAGCGAATACAGAAGCTATCAATAAGATATATGATGAAGAGAGTGTATTGACTTACTCTTATATTGCTCCTCATATTAGCCATCGCTCTATTGTAAAGTTGATTGAGCAAGAGGCAAATATAAATTTAGAGCAATTTAATAATATTCTCTTAAATGATGTTTTTCCGCAGAGTGAAAATATTAAAAGACGGATTCAAGAAAGTGACCACTTCTCGTTAACTTTCCAAAAAAATAATGTTTATCTTTTCCAAAAAAATAATGTTTGA
- a CDS encoding helicase HerA domain-containing protein, which translates to MQEHSLGIVIQGSLSQGLEVKLNSDISVEQMRVGKFLVVQGSESRFFSLVTNISLGITNSRIFSNPPSFQDTLMIDILAGRTIYSTIEITPMLMLAPTKQDTKNIDTNLELLPVKTVPSHFSPVYEASEKDFRTVFGWEDDDTCNNFMIGKPLDMNVPICINLDKFVERSNGIFGKSGTGKSFLTKLLIAGIIKKRAAVNLMFDMHSEYGWEAIKEGKKFSTVKGLCQLFPGQVEIFTLDSQSTKRRGVIDAQELYLSYDQIDIEDIRLVGQELGISEASLDNANILEAEYGKSWITQLLSMTNEEIKLFCQDKQGHAGSIMSLQRKLMRLENLKYLKNICPHNYINQILASLDAGKHVVIEFGSQSNMLSYMLATNMITRRIHNSYVKKAENFLQTKNPLNRPKQLVITIEEAHRFLDSKIVHQTIFGTIAREMRKYFVTLLIVDQRPSGIDNEVMSQIGTRITCLLNDEKDIDAIFTGVSGGQNLRSVLAKLDSKQQVLILGHAVPMPVVVKTRTYDKEFYSQIGNTNWKEVSNEEVFNTAKIARSELGF; encoded by the coding sequence ATACAAGAGCATTCTTTAGGTATAGTAATTCAAGGTTCTTTGTCTCAAGGATTAGAAGTTAAATTAAATTCAGATATATCTGTTGAGCAGATGCGGGTAGGGAAATTCCTAGTTGTTCAAGGATCTGAATCTCGCTTTTTTTCTCTTGTAACGAACATTTCATTAGGAATTACAAATTCTAGGATTTTTTCTAATCCTCCCAGCTTTCAAGATACTTTAATGATAGATATTTTGGCAGGTAGAACTATTTATAGCACTATTGAAATTACACCTATGCTAATGTTGGCTCCTACTAAACAAGATACAAAAAATATTGACACTAATCTGGAATTGCTCCCTGTAAAGACAGTACCTTCTCACTTTAGTCCAGTCTATGAAGCTTCTGAAAAAGATTTCAGAACAGTTTTTGGTTGGGAAGATGATGATACTTGCAATAATTTTATGATTGGAAAACCTTTAGATATGAATGTTCCTATTTGTATTAATTTAGACAAATTTGTTGAAAGAAGTAATGGTATCTTTGGAAAATCAGGAACTGGAAAATCTTTTTTAACAAAACTCTTAATTGCAGGAATTATTAAAAAGAGAGCAGCTGTTAATCTTATGTTCGATATGCATTCAGAGTATGGATGGGAAGCAATAAAAGAAGGTAAAAAATTCTCTACTGTTAAAGGCTTATGTCAATTATTTCCAGGACAAGTAGAAATCTTTACATTAGACTCTCAATCAACAAAGAGAAGAGGAGTTATAGATGCTCAAGAATTATATTTAAGCTATGACCAAATTGATATTGAAGATATACGACTTGTTGGACAAGAACTAGGAATCTCTGAAGCAAGTTTAGACAATGCAAATATTTTAGAAGCTGAATATGGTAAATCTTGGATAACACAATTATTAAGTATGACAAACGAAGAAATTAAGCTTTTTTGTCAAGATAAACAAGGTCATGCAGGATCAATTATGTCTTTGCAAAGAAAATTAATGCGTTTAGAAAATTTAAAATATTTAAAAAATATATGTCCGCATAATTATATAAATCAAATATTAGCATCTCTGGATGCTGGGAAACACGTTGTTATTGAATTTGGCTCTCAATCTAATATGCTTTCTTATATGCTTGCAACTAATATGATTACACGGAGGATACATAATAGTTATGTGAAAAAAGCAGAAAATTTTTTACAAACTAAAAATCCCCTTAATCGCCCGAAACAATTAGTAATTACAATTGAGGAAGCTCATCGTTTTTTAGATTCTAAGATAGTTCATCAGACTATCTTTGGAACTATTGCTAGAGAAATGAGAAAATATTTTGTTACTTTGTTGATTGTAGATCAAAGACCGTCTGGAATTGATAATGAAGTTATGTCACAAATTGGAACAAGAATTACATGTTTATTAAATGACGAGAAAGATATAGATGCTATTTTTACAGGGGTTTCTGGGGGACAAAATCTTCGTTCAGTTTTAGCAAAATTAGATTCAAAGCAACAAGTCTTAATACTAGGTCATGCTGTTCCAATGCCTGTTGTTGTGAAGACTCGTACTTATGATAAAGAATTTTATTCACAGATTGGTAATACTAATTGGAAAGAAGTGTCTAATGAAGAAGTTTTTAATACTGCAAAAATAGCAAGATCAGAGTTAGGATTTTAA
- a CDS encoding DUF1825 family protein, with translation MGFYDSEIVQKEAKQLFEDYQSLTQLGSEYGKFDRKGKKIFIEQMESLMERYKIFMKRFELSEDFMAQITIQQLKTQLGQFGVTPQQMFDQMNVTLKKMKSEIES, from the coding sequence ATGGGATTTTATGATTCGGAAATCGTCCAGAAAGAAGCTAAACAATTATTTGAAGATTATCAATCATTGACGCAATTAGGAAGCGAATATGGAAAGTTTGATCGTAAAGGGAAAAAAATTTTTATTGAGCAAATGGAATCACTTATGGAACGATACAAAATTTTCATGAAACGTTTTGAACTATCTGAAGATTTCATGGCTCAAATAACTATTCAACAGTTAAAAACCCAACTTGGACAGTTTGGAGTAACCCCGCAGCAAATGTTTGATCAAATGAATGTAACCTTGAAAAAGATGAAATCTGAAATAGAAAGCTAG
- the cobM gene encoding precorrin-4 C(11)-methyltransferase, which produces MTSSKPSVYFIGAGPGDPDLLTLKAYKVITKANVILYADSLVPKQILKDAREDAELIPTGNKTLESIVKLIKDRVMSGHSVVRLHSGDLTLYSAIYEQITLLSKENIQVELIPGISAFQAAAAKISAELTIPQLVQTIILTRVDGVASQMPSSEKLDKLAAHQSSLCLYLAARHAEKSQIELLKHYPSDTPVAICFRVSWPDEVIKIVPLEKMAEVTQKEKLVRTTLYIISPALKKNIDTRSKLYHPDYNHLFRPEKKNI; this is translated from the coding sequence ATGACTTCTTCTAAACCATCTGTTTATTTCATTGGTGCTGGTCCAGGTGATCCAGACTTATTAACGTTAAAAGCATATAAAGTAATCACTAAAGCTAATGTTATTTTATATGCAGATTCTCTGGTTCCAAAACAAATTCTGAAAGATGCCCGTGAAGATGCAGAGTTAATTCCTACCGGAAATAAAACTTTAGAAAGTATAGTGAAATTAATAAAAGACAGGGTTATGAGCGGTCATTCCGTTGTACGTCTTCATTCAGGAGATCTAACACTTTATAGTGCAATCTATGAGCAAATTACTCTTCTTTCAAAAGAGAACATTCAAGTTGAGTTAATTCCTGGTATTAGTGCTTTTCAAGCAGCAGCAGCTAAAATTAGCGCAGAGTTGACAATTCCCCAACTAGTTCAAACAATTATATTGACTCGAGTAGACGGTGTTGCTTCACAAATGCCTAGCTCAGAAAAACTTGATAAATTAGCTGCTCATCAATCAAGTCTATGTCTTTACTTAGCAGCACGTCACGCAGAAAAGTCTCAAATCGAGCTACTTAAGCACTATCCTTCTGATACTCCAGTTGCCATATGTTTTCGAGTGAGTTGGCCAGACGAAGTGATTAAAATTGTTCCTTTAGAAAAAATGGCAGAAGTTACTCAAAAAGAAAAACTTGTTCGTACAACTCTATATATTATAAGTCCTGCTTTAAAGAAAAATATTGATACTCGTTCAAAGCTATATCATCCTGACTATAATCACCTATTTAGGCCTGAGAAAAAAAATATTTAA
- the petN gene encoding cytochrome b6-f complex subunit PetN codes for MDILALGWVSMLALFSWSLAMVVWGRNGF; via the coding sequence ATGGATATTTTAGCTCTTGGTTGGGTTAGTATGTTAGCCTTATTCAGTTGGTCTCTTGCTATGGTTGTTTGGGGACGTAACGGTTTTTAA
- a CDS encoding MgPME-cyclase complex family protein translates to MNTYYYVLASQKFLLEEEPLDEVLRERVRDYQEKEKTIDFWLIKDPAFIEAPEFADIKAQCPQPSVAIISTDHGFITWLKLRLEYVARGEFQAPSSTIPDPLASLTSTSKS, encoded by the coding sequence ATGAATACCTATTATTACGTTTTAGCTAGTCAAAAATTTCTTTTAGAAGAAGAACCTTTAGACGAAGTATTGAGAGAAAGAGTTAGAGACTATCAAGAAAAAGAAAAAACAATTGATTTCTGGCTCATCAAAGACCCTGCTTTTATTGAAGCTCCGGAATTTGCTGATATTAAGGCTCAATGCCCTCAGCCAAGTGTTGCTATTATTTCAACAGATCATGGTTTTATTACTTGGTTAAAGCTACGACTAGAATATGTAGCACGAGGAGAATTTCAAGCTCCTTCTTCTACAATTCCAGATCCACTAGCTTCCTTAACTTCCACTTCTAAATCCTAA
- a CDS encoding ComEA family DNA-binding protein: MIFSFLANKLNSQKKSLRERIKNDPYHRFNSLEEISIATELGVKIEIDKASVDDLLRLPGISIHQARSLVELINSGVEILSVEDMSAALKIPLQRLKPLEKILAFSYYDPESALIPQRININFATLEELKGISPISDLMAKEIVEHRLTKGNFKDLADLQKKLKINGKLASEIMHYLYF, from the coding sequence ATGATATTTTCTTTTTTAGCTAATAAATTAAACTCTCAAAAAAAGAGTCTTCGAGAACGTATTAAAAATGATCCATATCATCGCTTTAATTCTCTTGAAGAAATATCTATTGCAACAGAGTTAGGAGTTAAAATTGAAATTGACAAAGCTAGTGTTGACGATTTATTGAGACTACCTGGAATATCAATTCATCAAGCTCGTAGCTTAGTAGAATTGATTAATTCAGGAGTAGAAATTTTATCCGTAGAAGATATGTCAGCTGCATTAAAAATTCCTCTTCAACGTCTTAAGCCTTTAGAAAAGATTCTAGCTTTTTCTTATTACGATCCTGAAAGTGCGTTAATCCCACAAAGAATCAATATAAATTTTGCAACGCTAGAAGAACTTAAAGGAATTAGTCCTATCAGTGATTTAATGGCAAAAGAGATTGTAGAACATCGATTAACGAAAGGTAATTTTAAAGATTTAGCTGATCTGCAGAAAAAGTTAAAAATAAACGGGAAGCTTGCATCAGAAATTATGCATTATTTATATTTCTAG
- a CDS encoding proline--tRNA ligase: protein MQLSKVLFVTLREDPAEAEIISHKLLLRSCYIRRVSSGIYSYLPLMWRVLRKTSQIIREEMNSIGGQECLLPQLQISDLWEESGRWKTYTEAEGIMFSLIDRQNRELALGPTHEEVVTSIVRDMVVSYKQMPLNLYQIQTKFRDEIRPRFGLMRSREFIMKDAYSFDENLENLQKNYDMVSQAYCNILKRCGLSFKVVEADSGTIGGLASQEFMVLTDVGEDEILYTEDNSYAANVEKAVSIPSSENISPFNIYEERATLNCNTIKKLSEVLNCSSTNIVKNLLYRAIYDNKKSILVLISIRGDQDINEIKLSNELNHLAFKYGASTLLTLQIFDQESELKLINSTFPFGYIGPDLEDSYISIEENLESSFLRIADKTIINLKNFVTGSNKEGYHTVGSNWGKSHKLPELVFDVRRAKEGDKISENSQERLISKKGVEVGHVFQLGTKYSKKMKATFTDKNGEEKPIVMGCYGIGVSRLVQSAVEQNHDKHGIIWPLAIAPYHAIIIVPNVKEKQQMEIAEKIYYDLNSIGIETILDDRTERIGSKFKDAELIGIPYQIVTGRTLKFGKVEVVDRKTKNSQEVIIEELPKLFHEFFKNIKLSSPLI, encoded by the coding sequence ATGCAACTATCCAAAGTATTGTTTGTGACTTTACGTGAAGATCCTGCAGAAGCAGAAATAATAAGCCATAAACTTTTATTGAGATCTTGTTATATTCGTCGTGTTAGTAGTGGTATTTATTCTTATCTACCTTTGATGTGGCGAGTATTAAGAAAAACTTCTCAAATAATAAGAGAAGAGATGAATTCAATTGGAGGTCAAGAATGTTTATTACCTCAGTTACAAATATCGGATTTATGGGAAGAATCAGGCAGATGGAAAACTTATACTGAAGCTGAAGGGATTATGTTTTCTCTAATAGATAGGCAAAACAGAGAATTGGCTTTAGGCCCAACTCATGAAGAAGTAGTTACATCTATAGTTAGAGATATGGTCGTTTCATATAAACAGATGCCTTTAAATTTATATCAAATTCAAACGAAATTTAGGGATGAGATTCGTCCTCGTTTTGGTTTGATGAGAAGTAGAGAATTCATAATGAAAGATGCTTATTCTTTTGATGAAAATCTAGAAAACCTGCAGAAAAATTATGATATGGTAAGCCAAGCTTATTGTAATATTTTAAAACGTTGTGGATTATCTTTTAAAGTTGTAGAGGCAGACTCTGGAACTATAGGTGGTTTAGCTTCTCAAGAATTTATGGTCTTAACAGACGTTGGGGAAGATGAAATTTTATATACAGAAGATAATAGTTATGCAGCAAATGTAGAGAAAGCAGTTTCTATCCCTAGTTCAGAAAACATATCACCTTTTAATATTTATGAAGAAAGAGCAACTCTAAATTGCAACACAATCAAAAAACTCTCTGAAGTGCTCAATTGTTCTTCTACCAATATTGTCAAAAATTTACTATATCGAGCAATCTATGATAACAAAAAAAGTATATTAGTCTTGATAAGTATTCGAGGAGATCAAGATATTAATGAAATAAAACTTAGTAATGAATTAAATCATTTAGCTTTTAAATACGGCGCATCAACATTATTAACTTTACAAATCTTTGATCAAGAGTCTGAATTAAAACTTATTAATAGTACATTTCCGTTCGGTTATATTGGCCCAGATCTAGAAGATTCTTATATTAGTATTGAAGAAAATCTTGAATCTTCTTTTTTAAGAATTGCAGATAAGACTATTATTAATTTGAAGAACTTCGTTACTGGCTCCAATAAGGAAGGGTATCATACTGTAGGAAGTAATTGGGGAAAGTCACACAAATTACCAGAATTAGTCTTTGACGTAAGGAGAGCTAAGGAAGGTGATAAGATTTCTGAAAATAGTCAAGAAAGATTAATAAGTAAAAAAGGGGTTGAAGTAGGACATGTTTTTCAGCTAGGAACAAAGTATTCGAAAAAAATGAAAGCAACCTTTACAGATAAAAATGGTGAGGAGAAACCTATTGTTATGGGATGTTATGGTATTGGAGTTTCTCGCTTAGTTCAGTCTGCTGTAGAACAAAATCATGATAAACATGGAATCATTTGGCCACTTGCAATAGCTCCTTACCACGCTATTATAATAGTTCCAAATGTTAAGGAGAAGCAGCAAATGGAAATTGCAGAAAAGATATATTACGATTTAAATAGCATTGGAATAGAAACTATTTTAGATGATCGTACTGAGCGGATAGGCTCTAAATTTAAAGATGCTGAACTTATTGGAATTCCTTATCAAATAGTAACAGGAAGAACATTGAAATTTGGCAAAGTAGAGGTAGTAGACAGAAAAACTAAAAATTCACAAGAAGTTATTATTGAAGAATTACCTAAGCTATTTCATGAGTTTTTTAAGAATATTAAGTTGTCATCACCATTAATCTGA